One genomic segment of Tiliqua scincoides isolate rTilSci1 chromosome 6, rTilSci1.hap2, whole genome shotgun sequence includes these proteins:
- the LOC136656100 gene encoding uncharacterized protein F54H12.2-like, producing MAFIHGASEECTKSELDLFQIAPTQTSVEGSIFIEVPPLAAVTESAPLEFFIAGNGEDYLDLNNTLLYLCCKIVKEDGTNIARAAEVGLVNYPIAAIFSQLDVTLGDRLISQSNNCYPFRAFIESILNFGGETLSTQFSAGLFYKDTPGEHESTGLDGDNQGFIRRAALTAESRKIDLLGHLHADLFFQEKLLLNGVDVKIKLTRSKDAFCLMSDDPGVHYKLQILTASLFVKKVRVAPGVRLGHAEALLTATAKYPVDRVSMKIFSIAAGSRISNQENLFLGQLPKLVVVGLVDNDSFSGAYDKNPFNFKHYDINFFAIYQSGHQIPAKPFQPRFDEGNCVREYMSLVHASGKHMKDKALLINREDYARGYTLFAFDLSPDQECGSHYSLINTGNLRAEIRFARPLPQTVNMIVYGVFDNIIEINHRRSVLFDYM from the coding sequence ATGGCTTTTATTCATGGGGCTTCAGAAGAATGCACTAAATCTGAACTGgacctgttccaaatagcccctacaCAGACCAGTGTAGAAGGAAGCATTTTTATTGAGGTGCCCCCACTGGCAGCTGTGACAGAGTCTGCACCGCTTGAGTTTTTCATAGCTGGAAATGGTGAAGACTACCTAGACTTGAATAATACGCTATTATACCTGTGCTGCAAAATAGTGAAAGAAGATGGAACCAACAttgccagggctgcagaggtggggctggtgaATTACCCGATCGCAGCCATCTTCAGCCAGCTGGATGTGACACTAGGAGACAGGCTCATAAGTCAAAGTAATAATTGCTACCCTTTTAGAGCTTTTATTGAGTCCATCTTGAATTTTGGGGGTGAGACGCTTTCAACCCaattctctgcagggctgttttacaaagacacccCAGGGGAACATGAATCAACAGGCCTGGATGGGGATAACCAAGGCTTTATTAGAAGAGCCgccctgactgctgaaagcagaaaaatagacctcctggggcacctccatgcagacttgttttttcaagaaaaactactGTTAAATGGGGTGGACGTGAAAATCAAGCTCACGCGGAGTAAAGACGCATTCTGCCTTATGAGCGATGATCCCGGCGTGCACTACAAGCTGCAAATCCTGACTGCATcactgtttgtaaagaaagtCAGAGTAGCCCCAGGTGTACGTCTGGGTCACGCCGAAGCATTGCTTACGGCCACAGCCAAATACCCCGTGGATAGAGTTTCTATGAAAATtttcagcattgctgctggaagcagaataTCCAATCAAGAAAACCTATTCCTGGGGCAACTACCTAAGCTTGTTGTGGTAGGCCTTGTGGATAACGATTCATTCAGCGGCGCATATGATAAAAACCCCTTTAATTTCAAGCATTATGACATAAACTTTTTTGCAATTTACCAGTCTGGACATCAAATCCCGGCAAAACCATTTCAACCTCGCTTTGATGAAGGAAACTGCGTGAGGGAATACATGAGCCTGGTTCATGCATCTGGTAAACACATGAAAGACAAAGCCTTGTTAATTAACAGAGAAGATTATGCAAGAGGCTATACCCTGTTTGCCTTTGATCTCTCACCCGATCAAGAATGTGGCAGTCACTATTCCTTGATTAATACAGGGAATCTGCGGGCAGAAATACGGTTTGCCAGGCCCCTCCCACAAACTGTGAATATGATTGTATATGGTGTTTTTGACAATATTATTGAAATTAACCACAGGAGGAGTGTTTTGTTTGATTATATGTAA